GGTGGGCAGCAGCCTGCTCGCTTCGCCGCAAGGTCTGGACCCACGCTACGCGCAGGGCCTGGCGCGTTTCATCGACGGCGCGCGCGCGCAGGGCAGGGAAGTGGTGCTGGTGTCCTCCGGCGCGGTCGCCGCCGGGCGCGGTCGCTTGCAGGCCGGTGGCGACGGCCTGGTGCTGCGTCAGGCGCTGGCCGCGCTGGGCCAGGCCTCGCTGGTCTCGTTCTGGCAGTCGCTGTCGCCCGCGCCGGTGGCGCAGGTGCTGCTGACCCACGACGACCTGCGCCACCGCCGCCGCTATCTCAATGCGCGCGCCGCGTTGCGCGAACTGTTGCGCCTGGACGCGCTGCCGGTGATCAACGAGAACGACACCGTCGCCGTCGACGAACTCAAGCTGGGCGACAACGACAACCTGGCCGCTGCCGTGGCCTCGCTGGTCGACGCCGACCTGCTGCTGATCGCCACCGACATCGGCGGCCTGTACAGCGGCCACCCGCAACGCGACCCGCAGGCGCGGCCGATCGAGCGCGTGGCCCAGGTCACCCCCGAACTGCTGCTGGCCGCCAGCGGCGGCGCAGGCGCGCTGGGCACCGGCGGCATGCGCACCAAGCTGGAAGCGGCGACCAAGGCCGCCGTGGCCGGCATCGCCACCGCGCTGTTCTGCGGCCGCGACGATGCGGTGGTGCAAGCGCTGGGCGAAGGCCGCTTGTACGGCACGCTGATCGAAGCCCGCCGCGACCGCGCCCGCGCGCGCAAGCAATGGCTGCGCCATGCGCCGGCTGGCGGCGCGTTGCGCATCGACGCCGGCGCCGTGGCCGCGCTGCGCGCGCGCGGGGCTTCGCTGCTGCCCGGCGGCGTGGTCGCGGTGGACGGCGAGTTCCGCCGCGGCGACGTGCTGGAACTGCGCGCCCACGACGACCCCGCCGCGCCGCCGCTGGCGCGCGGCCTGGCCCAATACAACGCCGCCGAAATCCGCCGCATCGCCGGCCGCCACAGCCGCGAGATCGAAGCCCTGCTGGGCTTCCGCTACGGCGAGGAAGTGGTGCACCGCGACGACCTCGTTCTGCTCGACGCGCCCGCCGCGCCTTTGGAGCTGTCCGCATGAGCGGTTACGTGCGTGCCCTGGCCGAACACGCGCGCGAGGCCTCGCTGGTGCTCGCCGCCAGCGACGGCGAACTGCGCAGCCGCGTCATCCATGCCATGGCCGCGCAGCTGGACGCGCAAGCCGAGCGCGTGCTCGCGGCCAACGCCGACGACCTGGCGCGCGGTCGGGATGCCGGCTTGTCCGCCGCCCTGCTGGACCGTTTGCGCCTGGATGGCCCGCGCCTGGCCGCCATCGCCGCCGCGCTGCGCGAGATCGCCGCGCAGCCCGATCCGTTGGCTGCCGTGGGCGCCGCCGAATCCCGCCCCAACGGCCTGCAGATCGAACGCCGGCGCGTGCC
The sequence above is a segment of the Lysobacter silvisoli genome. Coding sequences within it:
- the proB gene encoding glutamate 5-kinase, which translates into the protein MSASDFAPQALPSWRRAVLKVGSSLLASPQGLDPRYAQGLARFIDGARAQGREVVLVSSGAVAAGRGRLQAGGDGLVLRQALAALGQASLVSFWQSLSPAPVAQVLLTHDDLRHRRRYLNARAALRELLRLDALPVINENDTVAVDELKLGDNDNLAAAVASLVDADLLLIATDIGGLYSGHPQRDPQARPIERVAQVTPELLLAASGGAGALGTGGMRTKLEAATKAAVAGIATALFCGRDDAVVQALGEGRLYGTLIEARRDRARARKQWLRHAPAGGALRIDAGAVAALRARGASLLPGGVVAVDGEFRRGDVLELRAHDDPAAPPLARGLAQYNAAEIRRIAGRHSREIEALLGFRYGEEVVHRDDLVLLDAPAAPLELSA